In a single window of the Streptomyces sp. NBC_00353 genome:
- a CDS encoding ArsR/SmtB family transcription factor, with translation MSKSELRVLRQDEQAVCCSPMVREPLGKADAGDLARMFKALSDPVRLRLLSLIASHEGGEACVCDLTGPFDVSQPTISHHLKVLREAGLVGSERRGTWVYYWVLPAALARLSSLLQTSAEPTEVGAC, from the coding sequence ATGTCGAAATCGGAACTTCGGGTTCTCAGGCAGGACGAACAGGCGGTGTGCTGCTCGCCGATGGTCCGCGAGCCGCTGGGCAAGGCGGACGCCGGGGACCTGGCGCGCATGTTCAAGGCGCTCTCGGACCCGGTGCGGCTGAGGCTGCTGTCGCTGATCGCCTCCCACGAGGGTGGCGAGGCCTGCGTGTGTGACCTGACCGGGCCGTTCGACGTGTCACAGCCAACGATCTCGCATCATCTGAAGGTGCTGCGGGAAGCGGGCCTGGTGGGCTCTGAGCGGCGAGGGACCTGGGTCTACTACTGGGTGCTGCCGGCCGCACTGGCCCGGCTGTCCTCGCTCCTGCAGACCTCCGCCGAGCCGACCGAGGTCGGGGCCTGCTGA
- a CDS encoding ArsI/CadI family heavy metal resistance metalloenzyme, with product MSRVQLALRVADLEGSIAFYSKLFGTEPAKLRPGYANFAITEPPLKLVLIEGEDGQDTRLDHLGVEVESTDQVTAATGRLQEAGLATFEENDTSCCYALQDKVWVSGPGKEPWEVYVVKADSNTLRKSADSAPIACCTSDEQAEPAATGTGCACGS from the coding sequence ATGTCCCGTGTTCAGCTCGCCCTGCGCGTCGCCGACCTCGAAGGCTCGATCGCCTTCTACTCCAAGCTCTTCGGCACCGAGCCCGCCAAGCTCCGCCCCGGCTACGCCAACTTCGCCATCACCGAGCCCCCGCTCAAGCTCGTCCTGATCGAAGGCGAGGATGGCCAGGACACCCGCCTGGACCACCTCGGCGTCGAGGTCGAGTCCACCGACCAAGTCACCGCAGCCACCGGGCGGCTCCAGGAAGCGGGCCTGGCCACCTTCGAGGAGAACGACACCTCCTGCTGCTACGCCCTCCAGGACAAGGTCTGGGTCTCAGGCCCCGGCAAGGAGCCTTGGGAGGTCTACGTCGTCAAGGCCGACTCCAACACCCTCCGTAAGAGCGCCGACAGCGCACCGATCGCCTGCTGCACCTCCGACGAGCAGGCCGAGCCCGCTGCCACTGGTACCGGATGCGCGTGCGGCAGCTAA
- a CDS encoding transposase, whose protein sequence is MPTWLEGRGGRPQGHCHRQMIDTVCYVVDNGIKWRSIPADFPASWGR, encoded by the coding sequence GTGCCGACCTGGCTGGAGGGGCGGGGCGGCAGGCCACAGGGCCACTGCCACCGGCAGATGATCGACACGGTCTGCTACGTCGTCGACAACGGCATCAAGTGGCGGTCCATTCCCGCCGACTTCCCGGCCTCCTGGGGGCGATGA
- a CDS encoding GNAT family N-acetyltransferase, translating into MTPQGTITVERIDGSAAAQAEDSFRRVYADVFAEPPYNEAADDVAATFRHFRFQTRKRTFRAALARAEDGEPVGMAYGYPLEPDTRWWDELTAPVPAGMRREDGHRTFGLMELAVRGPWRGQGVARRLHEALLDGIKAERVLLNVHPESKAASAAYRAWGYRKIGEARPWEGPYLYDVMLLDLRA; encoded by the coding sequence ATGACGCCACAGGGAACCATCACGGTAGAGCGGATAGACGGCTCGGCCGCAGCACAGGCTGAGGACTCGTTCAGGCGGGTCTACGCCGACGTCTTTGCGGAACCGCCGTACAACGAGGCCGCGGACGACGTCGCGGCCACGTTCCGGCACTTTCGCTTCCAGACCCGCAAGCGCACTTTTCGCGCCGCCCTGGCCCGTGCCGAGGACGGCGAGCCAGTCGGCATGGCCTACGGCTATCCACTCGAGCCTGACACAAGGTGGTGGGACGAACTGACCGCTCCCGTGCCCGCCGGCATGCGGCGCGAGGATGGGCACCGCACCTTCGGCCTCATGGAACTTGCCGTGCGCGGACCGTGGCGCGGGCAGGGTGTCGCGCGACGTCTGCACGAGGCCCTGCTTGACGGCATCAAGGCCGAGCGGGTGCTGCTGAACGTCCACCCGGAAAGCAAGGCAGCGTCGGCCGCCTACCGGGCGTGGGGCTACCGCAAGATCGGCGAGGCGCGCCCGTGGGAGGGCCCGTACCTCTATGACGTCATGCTGCTCGACCTGCGCGCATGA
- a CDS encoding aldo/keto reductase: MENRTLGDSEIEVSALGFGCWAIGGEWQDANGNPLGWGTVDDQESVAAIRRAMELGVTFFDTADVYGTGRSERVLGRALAGRRDEVVIATKWGNVFNEETRTLTGEDTTAAYARRALTASLRRLGTDWIDVYQLHLGDVPLDEATELRETCEDFVREGLIRAYAWSTDDPGRAALFAHGQHCVGVQHACNVLVDAPEMLALCEQHGLASIVRSPLAMGLLTGKHGSSGRGAASDIRSVPPAWLRWFDEGGVPAARWRARINAVRDVLTADDRTLAQGALAWLWARSPRTVPIPGFRSVAQAEENARALQLGPLSKAQLSEVAELLQ; the protein is encoded by the coding sequence ATGGAGAACAGAACGCTGGGAGACAGCGAGATCGAGGTCAGTGCGCTGGGATTCGGGTGCTGGGCCATCGGCGGTGAGTGGCAGGACGCCAACGGGAACCCCCTCGGGTGGGGCACCGTCGACGACCAGGAATCCGTCGCGGCGATCCGTCGGGCGATGGAGCTCGGGGTCACCTTCTTCGACACCGCGGACGTGTACGGCACCGGCCGCAGCGAACGGGTACTGGGGCGGGCGCTCGCGGGGCGGCGGGACGAGGTGGTCATCGCCACCAAGTGGGGCAACGTCTTCAACGAGGAGACCCGCACGCTGACCGGTGAGGACACAACTGCCGCGTACGCGCGCCGCGCACTGACCGCATCGCTGCGGCGGCTGGGCACCGATTGGATCGACGTCTACCAGCTGCATCTGGGCGACGTACCGCTGGACGAGGCAACCGAACTGCGCGAAACTTGCGAGGATTTCGTACGGGAAGGGCTCATCCGCGCTTACGCCTGGAGCACCGACGATCCGGGGCGAGCGGCGCTCTTCGCCCACGGGCAGCACTGCGTGGGCGTCCAGCACGCGTGCAATGTGCTGGTGGACGCGCCTGAAATGCTGGCGTTGTGCGAGCAGCACGGACTCGCGTCCATCGTACGCAGCCCGCTCGCTATGGGCCTGCTCACCGGCAAGCACGGCTCCTCGGGGCGCGGTGCAGCGAGTGACATCCGTTCGGTGCCGCCGGCGTGGCTGCGCTGGTTCGACGAGGGTGGTGTACCCGCAGCGCGATGGAGGGCGCGCATCAACGCCGTCCGGGATGTGCTCACCGCCGACGATCGCACGCTTGCACAGGGCGCCCTCGCGTGGCTGTGGGCACGAAGCCCGCGGACAGTGCCGATCCCCGGCTTCCGCAGCGTCGCCCAGGCCGAGGAGAACGCCAGGGCCCTCCAGCTCGGCCCCCTGTCCAAGGCCCAGCTCTCCGAGGTTGCTGAGCTGCTGCAGTGA
- a CDS encoding DUF4328 domain-containing protein: MPRGQARFACGALATFALVTVAAGLAAWHKYELLAGPPTPGPYVNNPLVEVDTYFRNLMGWRTGLLLVALLQFSIWLANMRDLADVIWRQGQRRHRAWLVFGWVIPLGQLFIPKMFINDLWAASRPEPQRRRGHPLLTAWWLSVLVAANAYSDAPEHLKEAATTSQARQALRQIMFSDGLDICAAALSIIVVWQLIRRLERATLTAIAPAEVCPAGQAGS, encoded by the coding sequence GTGCCACGCGGGCAGGCCCGGTTTGCCTGCGGCGCGCTTGCCACGTTCGCGCTGGTGACTGTCGCCGCCGGGCTGGCAGCCTGGCACAAGTACGAACTGCTGGCCGGACCGCCGACGCCAGGGCCGTACGTCAACAACCCATTGGTCGAGGTCGACACGTATTTCAGAAACCTGATGGGCTGGCGGACGGGGCTGCTACTCGTGGCCCTGCTCCAGTTCAGCATCTGGCTCGCCAACATGCGCGACCTCGCGGATGTGATCTGGCGCCAGGGACAGCGTCGGCACAGGGCGTGGCTGGTCTTCGGCTGGGTGATACCGCTGGGGCAGCTCTTCATACCCAAGATGTTCATCAACGACCTGTGGGCTGCCAGCCGGCCGGAACCGCAGCGTCGTCGCGGACATCCCCTGCTCACGGCATGGTGGCTGTCCGTCCTCGTCGCCGCGAATGCATACAGCGATGCCCCCGAGCATCTGAAGGAGGCGGCCACCACGAGCCAGGCTCGCCAGGCCCTTCGTCAGATCATGTTCAGCGATGGTCTGGACATCTGTGCCGCTGCGCTGTCGATCATCGTCGTCTGGCAGCTCATTCGCAGGTTGGAGCGCGCCACACTGACTGCGATAGCACCCGCTGAGGTCTGCCCGGCGGGCCAAGCGGGATCCTGA
- a CDS encoding aquaporin, whose amino-acid sequence MASLGRRVAAEFIGAAVLVTVVVGPGIQSTELSRDVGARPFANSPAAVSGLAVFIALLGPVSGVHFDPVVALAGWRTGRLTYDGPTAPEVAVYLPAQIAGAIGGALRGSSQNGR is encoded by the coding sequence ATAGCCTCTCTCGGCCGCCGTGTCGCAGCCGAGTTCATTGGTGCGGCCGTCCTGGTGACGGTCGTGGTGGGCCCTGGCATTCAGTCAACCGAGCTGTCCCGCGACGTGGGCGCGCGGCCGTTCGCCAACTCGCCGGCAGCCGTGTCCGGCCTTGCCGTGTTCATCGCGCTGCTCGGTCCGGTCTCCGGCGTCCACTTCGACCCGGTCGTCGCCCTCGCCGGATGGCGGACCGGTCGCTTGACGTACGACGGGCCGACTGCCCCCGAGGTTGCCGTCTACCTGCCCGCCCAGATTGCGGGCGCCATCGGCGGCGCACTCCGAGGATCCAGCCAGAACGGTCGGTGA